Proteins co-encoded in one Arthrobacter sp. ERGS1:01 genomic window:
- a CDS encoding isocitrate lyase/PEP mutase family protein → MSTASKATELLRLHRAPEILQLANVWDVISTRVISDLPGTKALATASHSIAASYGYEDGEHIPLDTMIEAVGRIAAATELPVTADLEAGYGNPGDTIRKAIGVGIVGANIEDQMRPLTQAVAQMKEAADAGAAEGIDFVLNARTDAFLRGADRDPREVLEAAVERGRAYLEVGATCVFVPGKLDEPTVRALVAGIGRGMVSVINVPGSLTPSKLEELGVARISYGPWIQRVAMTAIADAATALMNNGALPEGTRPLN, encoded by the coding sequence ATGAGCACAGCAAGCAAGGCCACCGAGCTCCTGCGTCTCCACCGGGCGCCGGAAATCCTGCAACTGGCCAATGTGTGGGACGTGATCAGCACCAGGGTGATTTCCGATCTGCCCGGCACGAAGGCCTTGGCTACCGCCAGCCATTCGATTGCCGCCTCCTACGGTTATGAGGACGGCGAGCACATACCGCTCGACACCATGATCGAGGCGGTGGGCCGCATTGCCGCCGCCACCGAGCTGCCCGTCACGGCGGACCTTGAGGCCGGGTACGGGAACCCGGGCGACACCATCCGGAAGGCGATTGGTGTCGGCATTGTCGGGGCCAACATCGAGGACCAGATGCGGCCGCTGACCCAGGCCGTGGCACAGATGAAGGAGGCCGCCGACGCCGGTGCGGCCGAAGGCATCGACTTTGTCCTCAACGCCCGCACCGACGCGTTCCTGCGCGGCGCCGACCGTGACCCGCGGGAAGTCCTGGAGGCCGCCGTCGAACGCGGCCGCGCCTATCTGGAGGTGGGGGCCACCTGCGTCTTTGTGCCCGGAAAACTTGACGAACCGACGGTGCGGGCACTCGTGGCCGGCATTGGCCGCGGCATGGTCAGCGTCATCAACGTGCCGGGGTCGTTGACGCCGTCCAAGCTGGAGGAACTGGGCGTGGCGAGGATTTCCTACGGTCCGTGGATCCAGCGGGTGGCCATGACGGCGATTGCCGACGCCGCGACCGCGCTGATGAACAACGGCGCCCTGCCGGAGGGTACCCGGCCGCTGAACTAA